The Myxococcus virescens genomic sequence ATGATGCACGGCGCCTTCGACGTGGCCTGGGCGAACAAGTCGCGGACTCGCGCGGCGCCCACGCCGACGAACATCTCCACGAACTCGGAGCCCGACAGGCTGAAGAAGGGGACGCCCGCTTCCCCCGCAACGGCTCGCGCCAGCAGCGTCTTGCCCGTACCCGGAGGGCCCACCAGCAGCACCCCTTTGGGGATGCGCCCGCCCAGGCGGCGGAACTTCTCGGGCGTCTTGAGGAACTCGACGATTTCACGCAGCTCGTCGACCGCCTCGTCCACGCCCGCCACGTCCTTGAAGCCCACGCCGGTATCGGCCTCGGCCTGCACCTTGGCGCGCGTCTTCCCGAAGCTCATGACGCTCTGCGGGCCCTGGCCCATGCCGCCGGCCACCCGGCGCATCATGAAGCTCCAGAAGAGGAAGAAGAGGCCCAGGGGCAACAGCCATATCCACAGCGCCTCGCCCAGCCCTGACTGCGGCACGGCCTCGAACTGGATGCCCTTCTGCTCCAGCAACGGCACCAGCCCCTCGTCACCGGCGACGCGGTAGGCCATCCACGGCAGGGCGCTCGGCTCGCCGCGCAGCGTGCGCTCCCCGTCTGCCGGAGGAGGAGGCGGCTGTGCCGTGTCCTTGAGGAAGCCCTTCACCCACTCGTTCGAAATCTGGACCCGGCTGAAGTTCCCGGCTTCCACCCCGTCGCGGAACTGGCTGTAGCTCACGCGCCGCACGCCCGCGTCCTGGAAGACGTTGCGGAACAGCAGGAAGCCCAGGACGAGCAACAGGATGTAGCCCAACGGTGAGCCGAACTTGAACCCCTTCCCCGTTGGCGTTGGCTTGTCTGTCTTCTTTCCGCGTGGGCCCATCCCAGGCGGCAAATCCTGTGGCTTCATCGTCGGCACGCTCGACCCTCCCCCTCCCCCGCCCACGCGGACACAGTGACCGCGAGGCGTCTTCCCTGGCGGGCCAAAGATGTTCACCGTTGCCATACCGTCAACCCGCCAGGCGGGCTTCACGGCATGTGCGGGCCCTTGCGGCGGATCAGCGACACCCGATCAACCACAAGGGTTGGCCAGTGAACTCCGTGCCCAACAAATAGCCGTTGCCGTCTTGCACGAAGGTGATGGCTTCTGCCTGGGCCTGGCTCCCGCTCGGAACCTCGACGAGCTGTCCTTGCAGCAGGTCCTCCAGCCGCGCGGCGTCGGGGCGGCGCAGCTCGTACGCGCGCGAGTAGGTGCGCAGCAGCAGCCGCTCACCGGAAGAATGCAGGGAGGCCGCGGTGGTGGCCCGGTCCATCCCGAGCGGCGCCGTCAGCGTCCCCAGCTTCCGGGCCTGGATGGGGGTCTCCGCGCTCAGCCCATCCAGCGCGAAGACATCCCCCAGGGAGTCCAGCGTCTTGGTGATGACGGCCAACCGGCCAGAGCGGGCGTCGATGATAACCGACTCCGCGTCGCGGGGCCCGTCCGGGTACATGAAGGACAGCACCTCCACCGGCACCGTGGCGTCCTCGAGCGCCTCCGGCTCTGGCAGCCGGTAGAGCCGCACCTGCTCCCGGCGCGCGAAGTTGTCACCGATGTCCGCGAGATAGACGCAGCCGCGCGACGCCCCCGGGGCGCAGGGCCCCACCGTGACGTCCTCGATGTCGCGAGGGGTGGCCCCGGTGAGCGTCAGCCGGGCGAGGATGGCGCCCTTCGCGTCCATCGCGAACAGCTCGAAGCCGTTGCCGGAGTCGTTGTGCGCCCAGAAGGCCCCCGGGTGGCGCTGGCTGGCGGCCAGGCCGGAGAGCTCGGGCAGCTCGTCGGGCACGGTGCCGGACCGCTGAGGCTCGCCGTAGAGCGTGCACCCCGGCACGCCCTGGGCAGGGACCTGGTTCGTCGCCTCGGGTGGAGGCGGCGCGGGCGGCGGCTTGGAGCGGGAGCACGCGCCCAGCACTCCGGCCAGCAACGCCAGGAGGAGACGGCACGGCACGTCAGCTGTCCAGGTCGAGCAGCTTCGCCAACGTCTTGGCATCCGCGTCCGGGAAGCGGTACGCGGACATCTCCTCCAGCGTCACCCAGCGGTGGTCATGCACGCGCAGGTGTTGGATTTCCTCTGTCGGCCGCGAGAGCCGACAGTGGAAGACGCGGAAGTCGATGTCGTAGTTGGGGTACTCGTGGTGGGTGTGCATGGCCTGACCCAGCACGTCCACCTCCACGCCCGTCTCTTCCTGGATTTCCCGGGCAAGGGCCTCGGCGTCCTCTTCACCCTCCTCCACGCGCCCGCCGGGGAACTCCCACAGCAGGGGCAGTGACGCGGTGGGGGGGCGCTGGGTGATGAGGTAGCGCCCCTGCTCATTCTGGAGCATCGCACCGACGACACGGACCTGACGGCGGGCCATTCGCTTCTCCTCTTTCTGGCGGGGACACCGGGGGGAGGGGCGAACTAACACACCCCCCGCCCGGCGCCAATGCCGCAACCCCAGTCGCCCAGCCTGCGCACGTCCGGACAACCTGGCCACCCTCCCCCTGGGCCACACAGTCGCCGCGGACGCCCGGGAGGCTTGCCCCGGCCGCCCGCCCCCCGGGCAATGTTCGGGTCCGTGCGCCAGCGCACCGGCATGTGGTGAATTGGATGACGGGAACGCGAGAAGGCGTCATGCTCGGCCCATGACGACGAGTCGTAGGGAAAGGGCCGAGGTGCTCGGAGCGGCACTGAAGGCCGCCCGCCAGCAGGCGGGGCTCGGCATGGAGGAGGTCGCCGAGCAACTGGAAATCCCCGTGGAAGTGCTCGCTCGGGTGGAACGAGGGGTGATGGTGCCGACCATTCCCACCCTGACGCGCCTGTGTGTGATTCTGAAGCTGGACCCGGATGTG encodes the following:
- a CDS encoding (deoxy)nucleoside triphosphate pyrophosphohydrolase, producing MARRQVRVVGAMLQNEQGRYLITQRPPTASLPLLWEFPGGRVEEGEEDAEALAREIQEETGVEVDVLGQAMHTHHEYPNYDIDFRVFHCRLSRPTEEIQHLRVHDHRWVTLEEMSAYRFPDADAKTLAKLLDLDS
- a CDS encoding helix-turn-helix domain-containing protein; its protein translation is MTTSRRERAEVLGAALKAARQQAGLGMEEVAEQLEIPVEVLARVERGVMVPTIPTLTRLCVILKLDPDVLPELPEMSD